The Patescibacteria group bacterium genome includes a window with the following:
- a CDS encoding D-glycerate dehydrogenase translates to MKVLITRKIPGEYIEKLKNAGFEVDLWGLDRPMSREELLNKVVGVDAILSLLTDKIDAEVMEKAGSQLKIVSNYAVGFDNIDLDEAKRRGILVTNTPSKEVNEAVAEHTWALILALSRRIVEADEATRRGGYHGWDPDIFLGRSLVGKTLGIIGLGNIGSMVAKRAAGYEMNILYNKHNPDPKAEEELGIKFASLDELLSLSDFVSLHVPLTDETRGMINKDAFSKMKRGSYLINTARGAIVCEQDLAEALRTGILAGAALDVFENEPNINPELLAMENVILTPHIASSTWEARLKMTDQAISAILDFFSGRTPENVVNK, encoded by the coding sequence ATGAAAGTCTTAATAACAAGAAAAATACCAGGCGAATACATAGAAAAACTAAAAAATGCTGGTTTTGAGGTTGATTTGTGGGGACTTGATCGTCCGATGAGTCGCGAGGAGCTGCTTAATAAGGTTGTTGGGGTTGACGCCATTCTTTCTCTTTTGACTGATAAGATCGACGCCGAAGTTATGGAGAAGGCTGGTAGCCAACTTAAAATAGTTTCTAATTATGCTGTTGGTTTTGACAATATTGATTTAGATGAAGCGAAAAGAAGGGGAATATTGGTTACCAATACGCCATCAAAAGAGGTTAATGAGGCGGTAGCTGAGCATACTTGGGCTTTGATATTGGCGTTATCAAGGCGAATTGTTGAGGCAGATGAGGCTACAAGAAGAGGTGGATATCATGGTTGGGATCCTGATATTTTCTTGGGGAGATCTTTGGTTGGTAAAACATTGGGCATAATAGGCCTTGGTAATATTGGTTCTATGGTGGCAAAGAGGGCCGCTGGTTATGAGATGAATATTTTGTATAACAAGCATAACCCAGACCCTAAGGCAGAAGAAGAACTGGGAATTAAGTTCGCAAGTTTAGATGAGCTTTTATCTTTGTCTGATTTTGTTAGTCTTCATGTTCCACTAACTGATGAAACGCGAGGCATGATAAATAAGGATGCCTTTTCAAAGATGAAAAGAGGGAGTTATCTAATTAACACTGCTCGTGGGGCAATAGTTTGCGAGCAAGATTTAGCCGAGGCTTTAAGGACAGGAATTCTGGCAGGGGCTGCTTTGGATGTTTTTGAGAATGAGCCAAATATTAACCCTGAACTTTTGGCTATGGAGAATGTTATATTAACTCCTCATATTGCCTCGTCTACTTGGGAAGCAAGACTTAAGATGACAGACCAGGCGATTTCTGCAATTTTAGACTTCTTTTCTGGCAGGACTCCTGAAAATGTGGTTAATAAATAA
- a CDS encoding sugar kinase — MSLDLLSIGDASLDVFLTPSESESFCRIDNKECFISFTYGDKIPVKRMEITVGGNAANNAVGTKRLGINSALVTTMGEDMVGQQILSIIESEGVDTSFVITQPASFSNYSTIINYAGERTILSYKAPISYRFPVKLPNVSWVYLTSMGDSFRPFFNHLIDWLKVNPQIKLAFNPGSRQLRVDFNQIADVVSRSYILYVNREEAEKITGFGNSQGKEKELLKKVTELGVKIPIITDGNNGSFVFDGEKYLRCGVLPVDAYERTGAGDAFGSGCLSALIKGKPFEEALLWGTVNAASVIGYTGSQRGLLREDEIEIWLERARSSGVKVEEI; from the coding sequence ATGAGTTTAGATTTGCTTTCAATAGGTGATGCCTCTTTAGATGTTTTTTTAACTCCCAGCGAGTCGGAGTCGTTTTGCCGTATTGATAATAAAGAATGTTTTATCAGTTTTACTTATGGTGATAAGATCCCGGTTAAGCGAATGGAGATAACAGTTGGTGGAAATGCAGCCAACAATGCTGTGGGGACAAAAAGGTTAGGAATAAATTCTGCTCTTGTTACAACAATGGGGGAGGATATGGTAGGTCAGCAAATCCTTTCTATTATTGAATCAGAAGGTGTTGATACTAGTTTTGTGATAACTCAGCCTGCAAGCTTTTCAAATTATTCAACCATTATAAATTATGCTGGTGAGCGAACAATCTTGAGTTACAAGGCCCCTATTAGTTATAGATTTCCAGTAAAATTACCAAATGTTTCTTGGGTATATTTAACTTCGATGGGAGACAGTTTTAGGCCTTTTTTTAATCACTTAATTGATTGGCTGAAAGTCAATCCGCAAATTAAACTTGCTTTTAATCCGGGAAGCAGACAGCTTCGAGTTGATTTTAATCAGATTGCCGATGTGGTTTCTCGTTCTTACATTCTTTATGTTAATCGAGAGGAAGCAGAAAAAATTACCGGCTTTGGTAATTCTCAAGGGAAAGAAAAAGAGCTTTTAAAAAAAGTAACGGAACTTGGGGTAAAGATCCCGATTATTACTGATGGAAACAATGGTTCATTTGTTTTTGATGGAGAAAAATATTTAAGGTGTGGAGTTTTACCTGTTGATGCTTATGAGCGAACTGGTGCCGGAGATGCCTTTGGCTCTGGTTGTTTGTCTGCTCTTATTAAGGGTAAGCCATTTGAGGAGGCTCTTCTTTGGGGGACTGTAAATGCTGCTTCTGTTATTGGCTATACTGGAAGCCAAAGGGGATTGCTTCGCGAAGATGAGATAGAAATCTGGCTTGAAAGAGCAAGAAGTTCCGGGGTAAAAGTAGAAGAGATATAA
- the fbaB gene encoding fructose-bisphosphate aldolase gives MNLEELAKKILRPQKGILAADWSVNTATKKFEKFGITSNEQTRRKYRQMLFESDGLENYISAVILHEETIRQKTDEGKPLVEILKSKGIVPGIRVDIGQEEMPEFNGEQLTFGLDKIRDRLKEFKSLGAEFGKWRAAFVIGRGQPSYGAIEANSVLLALYALFCLEAEILPIVEPDIVMDGDHSIEDCFKATDEVLKGVFLALYNFGVDRKKIILKPSMVLPGKDSQQKIEPQEVARQTMNVFKNDIPVDVPGIAFLSGGQSFDEAVSNLNEIEKMKDDVPWQITFSFARALQEPVLEVWQGRDENKKAAQEKLVELSRIASLARQGKL, from the coding sequence ATGAATTTGGAAGAGCTTGCAAAAAAAATACTTCGTCCCCAAAAGGGAATATTAGCTGCTGACTGGAGTGTTAATACGGCAACCAAGAAATTTGAAAAGTTTGGTATAACATCAAATGAGCAGACAAGAAGAAAATATCGCCAAATGCTTTTTGAAAGTGATGGGCTTGAGAATTACATCAGTGCTGTAATTCTCCACGAGGAAACAATAAGACAGAAAACTGATGAGGGCAAACCTCTGGTAGAAATTCTTAAGAGTAAAGGAATAGTGCCTGGAATAAGAGTTGATATTGGTCAGGAGGAAATGCCAGAGTTTAATGGGGAGCAGTTAACTTTTGGTCTGGATAAAATTAGAGATAGGCTCAAAGAATTTAAGTCTTTGGGGGCAGAATTTGGTAAGTGGAGAGCAGCTTTTGTAATTGGGAGAGGTCAGCCAAGCTACGGCGCAATTGAAGCAAACTCTGTTCTTTTGGCGCTTTACGCTCTTTTTTGCCTTGAGGCAGAAATTTTACCGATAGTTGAGCCTGATATTGTTATGGATGGAGATCATTCAATTGAAGATTGCTTTAAAGCAACAGATGAAGTTCTAAAAGGGGTATTTTTAGCACTTTATAACTTTGGGGTTGACAGAAAAAAGATAATCTTAAAGCCGAGTATGGTTTTGCCGGGAAAGGATAGCCAACAAAAGATAGAGCCACAAGAAGTTGCCAGGCAAACAATGAATGTTTTTAAAAATGATATTCCTGTTGATGTGCCAGGAATTGCTTTTCTTTCTGGTGGGCAGAGTTTTGATGAAGCTGTTAGTAATTTAAATGAGATAGAAAAAATGAAAGATGATGTTCCCTGGCAGATAACTTTTTCTTTTGCCAGAGCCTTGCAGGAGCCAGTTTTGGAGGTTTGGCAAGGCAGGGATGAAAATAAGAAAGCCGCTCAAGAGAAACTTGTAGAATTATCAAGAATTGCCTCTTTGGCACGACAAGGGAAATTATGA